In Kordia antarctica, the following proteins share a genomic window:
- the coaD gene encoding pantetheine-phosphate adenylyltransferase, with translation MKRAIFPGSFDPFTLGHYDIIKRGVKLFDEIIVAIGVNADKKYMFSLEQRKKFIEDSFKDEPKVTVVTYEGLTVHFCEKNNIDFILRGLRNPADFEFEKAIAHTNRDLAPVETVFLLTAASTSYISSSIVRDVIRNNGDYTLLVPVSVRVG, from the coding sequence ATGAAACGAGCTATTTTCCCAGGATCTTTTGATCCGTTTACGTTAGGACATTACGATATTATTAAACGTGGCGTGAAGCTGTTTGATGAAATTATTGTAGCAATTGGCGTGAATGCTGACAAAAAATATATGTTCAGTTTGGAACAACGTAAAAAATTTATTGAAGATTCTTTTAAGGATGAACCAAAAGTAACTGTGGTTACGTATGAAGGTTTAACAGTTCATTTTTGTGAAAAGAATAACATTGATTTTATCCTTCGTGGACTTCGTAATCCTGCCGATTTTGAGTTTGAAAAAGCCATTGCACATACCAATCGTGATTTAGCGCCTGTAGAAACTGTCTTTTTACTAACAGCCGCAAGTACATCGTATATTTCATCTTCTATTGTTCGTGATGTAATTCGCAATAACGGAGATTATACGTTGTTGGTTCCTGTGAGTGTTCGGGTTGGTTAG
- a CDS encoding D-alanine--D-alanine ligase, with product MKKNIAIIMGGYSNEYAISLKTGSVVYKHLDSEKYSPYKVHIFKDKWVCVTTVGKEFPIDKNDFSVTIDDIKITFDCVFNAIHGTPGEDGYIQGYLALLGIPQTSCGMYQAALTFNKRDLLSALKPYGIKCATSYYLNVGDKIDEKAIVAKVGLPCFVKANKAGSSFGISKVYKLEELQNAVAVALKEDDEVIIESFLDGVEVSVGVINFKGKITVLPITEIVSDNDFFDYEAKYLGKSQEITPARISTEMAEKVSKIAKNIYKILKMEGFSRSEFIFKDDEPHLLEVNTVPGMTEESILPQQAKAARISLPELFGNAVELALAKK from the coding sequence ATGAAGAAAAATATAGCCATTATTATGGGCGGTTATTCTAATGAATACGCCATTTCACTTAAAACTGGAAGTGTAGTTTATAAACATTTAGACAGCGAAAAATATAGTCCGTACAAGGTTCATATTTTTAAAGATAAATGGGTTTGTGTCACTACTGTTGGAAAGGAATTTCCAATTGATAAAAATGATTTTTCCGTAACTATTGACGATATTAAAATTACGTTTGATTGTGTGTTTAATGCAATTCATGGAACGCCTGGAGAAGATGGTTATATTCAAGGATATTTAGCGCTTTTAGGAATTCCACAGACAAGTTGTGGAATGTACCAAGCAGCACTGACGTTTAATAAACGTGATTTATTGTCTGCCTTAAAACCCTATGGAATTAAATGTGCGACTTCGTATTATTTGAATGTTGGTGATAAAATTGATGAAAAAGCAATTGTTGCCAAAGTTGGTTTGCCATGTTTTGTGAAAGCGAATAAAGCAGGAAGTAGTTTTGGAATTTCGAAAGTTTATAAACTAGAAGAATTACAAAATGCGGTTGCTGTTGCACTGAAAGAAGATGATGAAGTGATTATTGAATCGTTTTTGGATGGTGTAGAAGTTTCTGTTGGAGTAATTAATTTTAAAGGAAAAATTACCGTATTGCCAATTACCGAAATTGTGTCTGATAATGACTTTTTTGATTATGAAGCAAAGTATTTAGGCAAATCGCAAGAAATTACGCCTGCACGAATTTCGACTGAAATGGCTGAAAAAGTATCCAAAATTGCCAAAAACATCTATAAAATTTTAAAAATGGAAGGTTTTTCGCGAAGTGAATTTATTTTTAAAGACGATGAACCTCATCTTTTAGAAGTAAATACAGTTCCTGGAATGACCGAAGAAAGTATTTTGCCACAACAAGCAAAAGCAGCAAGAATTTCATTGCCCGAATTATTTGGGAATGCTGTTGAATTGGCTTTGGCTAAAAAGTAG
- a CDS encoding PASTA domain-containing protein, producing the protein MDFIKFIFSKGFLKHVGIAVGVIIVLVFLIMQWLNYSTNNGEFKTVPDLSKLSFEEAKEKLALNDLDYKLQDTINYNPDYPAFSVIEQSPAAGEKVKENRKIYLKINPSKYREITIPYVIQITRRTAESTLNAVGFEVEKVSYKDNIGKDMVLGMQYKGKPISPGDRLPKTSKIELILGNGNRPGGSSANDENDNNAGE; encoded by the coding sequence ATGGATTTTATTAAGTTTATATTCTCTAAAGGATTCTTAAAACATGTTGGAATTGCTGTTGGTGTAATTATTGTGTTGGTTTTTTTAATCATGCAATGGCTAAATTACTCTACTAATAACGGAGAATTTAAAACCGTTCCAGATTTGAGCAAACTCTCTTTTGAAGAAGCAAAAGAAAAATTAGCGCTAAACGATTTGGATTATAAATTACAAGATACCATCAATTACAATCCAGATTATCCTGCATTCTCCGTAATTGAGCAAAGTCCAGCAGCAGGCGAAAAAGTAAAAGAAAATCGAAAAATATACCTAAAAATAAATCCTTCTAAATACAGAGAAATTACAATTCCTTACGTGATTCAAATTACAAGAAGAACTGCGGAATCTACCTTAAATGCTGTTGGATTTGAAGTAGAAAAAGTAAGCTACAAAGACAATATCGGAAAAGATATGGTTTTAGGTATGCAATACAAAGGAAAACCTATTTCGCCAGGAGATAGACTTCCAAAAACATCAAAAATAGAATTGATTCTAGGAAACGGAAATCGTCCAGGAGGATCAAGTGCTAATGACGAAAATGATAACAATGCAGGAGAATAA
- a CDS encoding RluA family pseudouridine synthase produces MQENNFPETQEESDELYEHYSFTAEKGQQPLRVDKYLMNFIENATRNKIQQAAKDGNILVNDVAVKSNYKVKGNDVIRVLFAHPPHENLLVGEDIPVDVVYEDEDLLVVNKPAGMVVHPGHGNYSGTLINALIYHFDNLPKNSSDRPGLVHRIDKDTSGLLVVAKTEEAMTHLAKQFFNKTSERIYYALVWGNVAEDEGTIEGNIGRHPKNRLQNTVFFGDEAEKGKAAVTHYKVLERLGYVTLVSCQLETGRTHQIRVHMKHIGHTLFNDSRYGGERILKGTTFTKYKQFVDNCFKILPRQALHAKTLGFIHPRTGEKMSFNSEVPTDIAECVEKWRHYAKHTGF; encoded by the coding sequence ATGCAGGAGAATAACTTTCCAGAAACACAAGAAGAATCAGACGAATTGTACGAACACTATTCGTTTACAGCCGAAAAAGGACAACAACCATTACGTGTTGACAAATATTTAATGAATTTCATTGAAAATGCTACGCGAAATAAAATTCAGCAAGCAGCCAAAGATGGAAACATTCTTGTAAATGACGTTGCCGTAAAATCAAATTACAAAGTAAAAGGAAATGACGTCATCAGAGTTTTATTTGCGCATCCGCCACATGAAAACTTATTAGTTGGCGAAGACATTCCGGTTGATGTTGTTTATGAAGATGAAGACTTATTAGTTGTCAACAAACCTGCGGGAATGGTTGTGCATCCAGGACACGGAAACTACTCAGGAACGTTGATTAACGCATTGATTTATCACTTTGATAATCTTCCAAAAAACTCCAGCGATCGCCCAGGATTAGTACATCGAATAGATAAAGATACCAGTGGTTTATTGGTTGTAGCCAAAACGGAAGAAGCTATGACGCATTTGGCAAAGCAGTTTTTTAACAAAACTTCGGAGCGTATTTACTATGCGTTAGTTTGGGGAAATGTAGCAGAAGACGAAGGAACTATTGAAGGTAATATTGGTCGTCATCCTAAAAATAGATTGCAGAATACTGTTTTCTTTGGAGATGAAGCTGAAAAAGGAAAAGCAGCCGTTACACATTACAAAGTTTTAGAACGTTTAGGATATGTAACGTTAGTTTCATGTCAGTTAGAAACGGGTCGTACGCATCAAATTCGTGTACACATGAAACACATTGGTCATACATTATTCAATGATTCGCGTTATGGTGGCGAACGTATTTTAAAAGGAACAACCTTTACCAAATACAAACAATTTGTAGATAATTGTTTCAAGATTTTACCGAGACAAGCATTGCATGCAAAAACGCTCGGATTCATTCATCCGCGAACAGGCGAGAAGATGAGTTTCAACTCAGAAGTTCCTACAGATATTGCAGAATGTGTTGAAAAATGGCGCCATTATGCGAAGCATACAGGTTTTTAG
- a CDS encoding JAB domain-containing protein — MNVRLTAGQKKTILNGYDVYSVMKQILLRQNKIRRAQEYFWVVGLKANNTILFIELVAIGAQNTVNVSPPDIFRMGIYKLAVRMILVHNHPSGNLNISQPDKDITDRLIKVGKLVKIEVLDHLIITETGFTSFKDKGIMDELRKSGFYELVEKESEQMKAFKLQIEKDKVRNEERYTIAKRMKDEGYDIDTIKKLTGLNKREIGKA; from the coding sequence ATGAATGTAAGACTAACAGCCGGACAAAAGAAAACGATTCTTAACGGGTATGACGTGTATAGCGTTATGAAACAAATTCTTTTACGTCAAAATAAAATACGCAGAGCGCAGGAATATTTTTGGGTTGTAGGATTGAAAGCAAATAATACGATATTATTTATTGAACTCGTTGCAATTGGTGCGCAAAATACCGTTAATGTATCACCGCCTGATATTTTCCGCATGGGGATTTATAAGCTTGCCGTGCGCATGATTTTAGTACACAATCATCCGAGTGGTAACTTAAATATTTCGCAACCTGACAAAGATATTACGGATAGACTTATAAAAGTTGGTAAGCTTGTAAAGATTGAAGTTTTAGATCATTTGATTATTACGGAAACTGGTTTTACAAGCTTTAAAGATAAAGGTATCATGGACGAACTCCGCAAAAGTGGTTTCTATGAATTGGTAGAAAAGGAATCGGAACAAATGAAAGCTTTTAAATTACAGATTGAAAAAGATAAAGTACGTAATGAAGAACGATATACTATTGCTAAACGCATGAAAGACGAAGGTTATGATATTGACACTATAAAGAAACTCACTGGTTTAAATAAACGTGAGATTGGCAAGGCGTAG
- a CDS encoding IS4 family transposase: protein MNQGKYVFSQLVEFLPQRVFDRLTSKYFGNKSIKHFTCWNQLLCMVFGQFSARESMRDLIIVIEAHQSKSYHLGLGKNVTRSNLSKANENRNFKIFEEFANHLILIDQGKNNNTPFDIKGNIYAFDSSTIDLCLSVFCWAHFRKTKAGIKLHTLFNVNSQIPVFIHITEANVHDINTMDVIDYEAFAYYIFDRAYVDYERLFRIEKAKAYFVVRAKSNVKFKRMYSQKVDKTTGIKYDQIGKIDGFYTSKDYPKKIRKVKFLDSENKKMLIFLTNNFELPSQDIALLYKQRWKVELFFKWIKQHLKVKTFWGTSENAVRIQINVAIITYCLVSIIAKDLKINRSNYEILQILSASLLDKVPVNELLMKSDCNNVNENNTNQLVFSLF, encoded by the coding sequence ATGAATCAGGGTAAATATGTCTTTTCTCAACTGGTCGAATTTCTTCCCCAGCGCGTTTTTGATAGGTTAACTAGTAAATATTTTGGCAATAAATCTATCAAACATTTTACTTGTTGGAACCAATTATTATGTATGGTTTTTGGACAATTTTCTGCTAGAGAAAGCATGAGGGATTTGATAATTGTTATCGAAGCACATCAATCAAAATCCTACCATTTAGGTTTAGGTAAAAACGTAACTCGTAGCAATTTATCCAAGGCTAATGAAAATCGAAATTTCAAAATATTTGAGGAGTTTGCCAATCATTTAATATTGATTGATCAAGGTAAAAACAACAATACTCCTTTTGATATAAAAGGTAATATTTATGCCTTTGATTCATCAACGATAGACTTATGCTTAAGTGTTTTTTGTTGGGCTCATTTTCGTAAAACCAAAGCTGGAATAAAATTGCACACATTATTTAATGTTAACTCACAAATCCCCGTATTTATTCATATTACAGAAGCAAATGTTCACGACATTAATACCATGGATGTTATAGATTATGAAGCGTTTGCTTATTACATTTTTGATCGTGCCTATGTTGATTATGAACGCCTTTTTCGTATCGAAAAAGCTAAAGCCTACTTTGTAGTTAGGGCAAAATCTAATGTAAAATTCAAAAGAATGTATTCTCAAAAAGTAGATAAAACAACAGGAATTAAATACGACCAAATAGGTAAAATAGACGGTTTTTACACCTCGAAAGATTATCCTAAGAAGATACGAAAAGTCAAGTTTTTAGATAGTGAAAATAAAAAAATGCTAATCTTTTTGACAAATAATTTTGAACTACCATCTCAAGATATTGCATTACTTTACAAACAAAGATGGAAAGTAGAATTGTTTTTTAAATGGATAAAACAACACCTAAAAGTTAAAACTTTTTGGGGAACATCGGAAAACGCTGTTCGTATCCAAATTAATGTAGCAATCATAACTTACTGTTTAGTTTCTATAATCGCAAAAGATTTAAAAATTAATCGTTCAAACTACGAAATTCTACAAATTTTATCTGCATCACTACTAGATAAAGTGCCTGTAAATGAATTACTTATGAAATCAGATTGCAATAATGTCAATGAAAATAATACTAACCAACTGGTTTTCAGCTTATTTTAA
- a CDS encoding metallophosphoesterase family protein, producing the protein MRIVHLSDIHYSRDRLDEFKDYYFKALLEDLMSIHKERSIDLILITGDLIDKGGVSFEEENYYKVFQDEFLNPISKALSLSNEQIILIPGNHDVNEELIEKYHEMGLIVGLTSSDNVNEYISIHKDSKEIQIKRIVNYMNFTREFYSNKNAGYISQFETCLIYEKENVKVGFACLNSAWRCSSVIEEKQIWLGTNQILSANTFLDKENCNFKIALLHHPISIFKNREEKEILSFLKRFEFQAVLGGHLHESDSYVNTSRDGELLISNAKSGFNNPREKIESYQSGYSIIDYNFQTLINTVVHRKYFHNRIAFDKDLSFAKEGKFERKFSFKSKTNDTNTKEIVTQNDANKTSAKTNPFHISLDVLNNKKDFYLSNLFIRQDTVYNDFEKKLSSRGIVIIEGPQLSGKTEFIRNYFSKNDNYQFIDTIPEKIFITKKRKHPYTDVLDLYTEWGRAILDKATKQFNIDTTANPGIWELISEKEEFKKKIIANRDFSKYENDLECLFRVLNNALEETVNFQNRTEKLIMSAHLDNFESYADPRTFDSLIEDLGKLNLREVKDGILKKMGLVISTRYFPSNQLKNIVLKMNNFSLEDIKNFYYSVFEDNEKNSKEIIDLIYHYTNGHVWFVKRFFILFLTLVKENPKKSILELTNSIFNNPKYWIMDSFNGYTKHSEFIRVIEDIYNNHTNHQDDFYNCINEKNPNNERLSTYKNNSIVIETGILNRKKKGFREVIINGYCNRIFSDFYLDYLIDNLY; encoded by the coding sequence ATGAGAATTGTACATCTTTCAGACATTCATTATTCAAGAGACAGGTTAGATGAATTTAAAGACTACTACTTTAAAGCATTGTTAGAGGATTTAATGTCTATACATAAAGAGCGATCAATCGATTTAATTTTAATTACAGGGGATTTAATTGATAAAGGTGGGGTATCATTCGAAGAAGAAAACTATTATAAGGTTTTTCAAGATGAGTTTCTAAATCCAATAAGCAAGGCTTTAAGTTTATCTAATGAGCAAATTATATTAATTCCTGGAAACCATGATGTCAATGAAGAATTAATTGAAAAATACCATGAAATGGGATTGATTGTAGGTTTAACATCTTCTGATAACGTAAATGAATATATTTCAATTCATAAAGATTCAAAAGAAATTCAGATCAAGAGAATTGTAAATTATATGAATTTTACTAGGGAGTTTTACAGCAATAAAAATGCTGGATATATATCACAATTTGAAACATGCTTAATTTACGAGAAAGAGAATGTGAAAGTTGGCTTTGCATGTTTAAATAGTGCATGGCGATGTTCTTCAGTTATTGAGGAAAAACAAATTTGGTTAGGAACAAATCAAATACTGAGTGCAAATACTTTTTTAGATAAAGAAAATTGCAATTTCAAAATTGCACTGCTGCACCACCCGATATCAATTTTTAAAAATAGAGAAGAAAAGGAAATATTATCATTTTTAAAAAGGTTCGAATTCCAAGCTGTTCTAGGTGGTCATTTACATGAATCAGACTCATATGTAAATACATCTCGAGACGGTGAGTTGCTAATCAGTAACGCTAAAAGTGGATTTAATAATCCAAGAGAAAAAATAGAATCTTATCAATCGGGATACTCAATAATAGATTATAATTTTCAAACATTAATAAATACTGTGGTTCATAGAAAATATTTTCATAATAGAATAGCATTTGACAAGGATTTAAGTTTCGCAAAAGAGGGGAAATTTGAGAGAAAGTTCAGTTTTAAATCGAAAACAAACGACACTAATACAAAGGAAATAGTAACACAAAATGATGCAAATAAAACATCCGCCAAAACAAATCCATTTCATATTAGCCTTGATGTTTTAAATAATAAAAAAGATTTTTATTTATCTAATTTATTCATAAGGCAGGATACTGTTTATAATGATTTTGAGAAAAAACTATCTTCAAGGGGAATTGTTATAATAGAGGGCCCTCAGTTAAGTGGGAAAACTGAGTTTATTAGAAATTATTTTTCTAAAAATGACAATTATCAATTCATAGACACAATCCCTGAAAAAATATTTATAACTAAAAAAAGAAAGCACCCTTATACTGATGTACTTGATTTATACACTGAATGGGGTCGAGCTATTTTAGATAAGGCAACTAAACAATTTAATATTGATACTACTGCAAATCCGGGGATTTGGGAATTAATATCTGAAAAAGAAGAATTTAAAAAGAAAATTATAGCTAATAGAGATTTTTCTAAATATGAAAATGATTTGGAGTGTTTATTCCGGGTATTAAATAATGCTTTGGAAGAAACGGTGAATTTTCAAAATAGAACTGAAAAGTTGATTATGTCGGCACATCTTGATAATTTTGAAAGCTATGCTGATCCAAGAACATTTGATTCTCTTATCGAAGATTTAGGGAAACTTAATCTCCGCGAAGTAAAAGATGGAATATTAAAAAAAATGGGGTTAGTAATATCCACAAGATATTTTCCTTCAAATCAGCTTAAAAATATTGTTTTAAAAATGAATAATTTCTCGCTTGAAGATATTAAAAATTTTTATTATAGTGTTTTTGAAGATAATGAAAAAAACTCAAAAGAAATTATTGATTTGATATATCATTATACTAATGGTCATGTTTGGTTTGTCAAGAGGTTTTTCATTTTGTTTTTGACACTAGTAAAAGAAAATCCAAAGAAAAGCATATTAGAACTCACTAATAGTATTTTTAATAATCCGAAATATTGGATAATGGATTCATTTAATGGTTACACTAAACACTCAGAATTTATAAGAGTAATTGAGGATATATATAATAACCATACTAACCATCAAGATGATTTTTATAATTGCATAAATGAAAAGAATCCAAATAATGAAAGGTTATCTACTTATAAGAATAATTCAATTGTTATCGAAACAGGTATTTTGAATCGAAAGAAAAAGGGCTTTAGAGAAGTAATTATTAATGGTTACTGTAATCGAATATTTTCTGATTTTTATTTAGATTATTTAATCGATAATCTTTATTAA
- a CDS encoding SUMF1/EgtB/PvdO family nonheme iron enzyme, protein MKKKIIGIIKKVLNTLNTSVEGQKLFFPVEIDSFASIYYFKYKLPYPKEKHYYLVLPNEKHFENDVELLFKNIKDDANVENISIDNIIYIDVFDIASNMIGFRTDYLVFYSPNDFFNHLFDFTAYYSHLKENREFCSVESRYVDRTIRHIIDFDGFDEMDISNFSELAEAWSIKRGVKPILLLGDRGMGKSWASRAFCLRIIKDHVKSPWLYPLPIFIDLGYFSKAEQDGTAYETVMYFLKEKYSISFLFGDDSLDALIKSGLVILVLDGYDDMIKRVDKESVNKQLWEIFSIIKHGSKVIVSSRVNHFNSFSKIYEHFAFSYFEKNNLKQRITHPGYTDIRQDFNIWRLDNMNVKELDSFTKKSIGEKDNLGEKIITEIQYKKDKNPVEQIITNLITIPAFRKNISILLDEGMDIINVLEQSIIMTVIAFNIESNKAIEQYEEKSSNNFDSASFDEKRKLEILEELAWKMIENETTYISISDITEFLKSNYNVDFEIIINDIKTQTVLKLKEDGDSEDQLFEFFDEGILSLFVALNILKKISFERSDKGFDMLGKYDYSKNNQGRTFLFILNKLIDKEMSKTTKLVNLRNRLLSVFENSYAYNPSTRFLKKNLELLDNKYVGTIDVPDSWTNDIVDVEKNFVLIPTFKNKLIPFKVSITPVTNGEFKDFVNSEFGSGWGKHNKQKNEFRDILNVYHLHTWKDEESIKKTLDHPVVYIGWYASAFYCNYLSKIKGLDLFYRFSIMNEKIFVEKNLGSDGYRLLTKEEWGFLERDENPKALHPWDSYEDEEGLLSKEGMEYKNYLLNLNQDSYPVKSGIRNKYGMFWMIGNVKSWVDSKESNISFDGNSIDIKGMTAALGEEGYKFTNKMKIPGQNTNIDVGMRVARSLSIKEIELMKKYF, encoded by the coding sequence ATGAAAAAGAAAATAATAGGAATAATAAAAAAAGTATTGAATACACTAAATACCTCAGTGGAAGGACAAAAATTATTTTTTCCTGTTGAAATTGATTCTTTTGCAAGTATTTACTATTTCAAATATAAGCTTCCTTATCCCAAAGAAAAACATTATTATTTGGTGCTGCCAAATGAAAAACATTTTGAAAATGACGTTGAGTTATTATTCAAAAACATTAAAGATGATGCTAATGTAGAAAATATTTCAATTGATAATATAATTTATATTGATGTTTTTGACATTGCATCAAACATGATAGGCTTTAGAACAGATTACCTAGTTTTTTATTCTCCAAATGACTTTTTTAATCATTTATTCGATTTTACTGCATATTATAGTCACTTAAAGGAAAATAGGGAATTTTGCAGTGTAGAATCTCGATACGTCGATAGAACTATTAGGCATATAATAGACTTTGATGGATTTGATGAAATGGACATATCAAATTTTAGCGAATTAGCTGAAGCTTGGAGTATTAAAAGAGGAGTTAAGCCTATTCTTTTACTTGGTGATAGGGGAATGGGTAAATCTTGGGCGTCTAGAGCATTTTGTTTACGCATTATCAAAGACCATGTTAAATCTCCATGGCTTTACCCTTTACCTATATTTATTGATTTAGGTTATTTTTCAAAAGCGGAACAAGATGGTACTGCTTATGAAACTGTAATGTACTTTTTAAAAGAAAAATATAGTATTAGTTTTCTTTTTGGAGATGATTCTCTTGACGCATTAATTAAATCAGGGTTGGTTATTTTGGTTTTAGACGGGTATGATGACATGATTAAAAGAGTTGATAAAGAATCCGTAAATAAGCAACTTTGGGAAATATTTAGTATAATTAAACATGGTTCTAAAGTTATTGTTTCATCTAGAGTGAATCATTTTAATTCATTTTCTAAGATATATGAACATTTTGCATTTTCTTATTTTGAAAAAAATAATTTAAAACAACGCATTACTCATCCTGGTTATACAGATATTAGACAAGATTTTAATATCTGGAGATTAGATAATATGAATGTAAAAGAGTTAGACTCTTTTACTAAAAAAAGTATTGGCGAAAAGGATAATCTTGGCGAAAAAATTATCACGGAAATTCAATATAAAAAAGATAAAAACCCCGTTGAACAAATTATTACTAATTTAATTACTATACCAGCCTTTAGAAAAAATATTTCAATACTTTTAGATGAGGGTATGGATATAATTAATGTGTTAGAACAAAGTATTATAATGACCGTAATTGCTTTCAATATTGAAAGCAACAAGGCAATTGAACAATACGAAGAAAAATCTTCCAATAATTTTGATTCTGCATCTTTTGATGAAAAAAGGAAACTTGAAATTCTCGAAGAGCTAGCTTGGAAAATGATTGAAAATGAAACTACATACATTTCAATAAGTGATATTACTGAATTTCTAAAGTCTAATTATAATGTAGATTTTGAAATTATTATCAATGATATTAAAACCCAAACTGTATTAAAACTCAAAGAAGATGGTGATTCTGAAGACCAATTGTTTGAGTTTTTCGATGAGGGTATTCTTTCACTATTTGTTGCATTGAATATTTTAAAAAAAATCAGTTTTGAACGATCAGACAAAGGGTTTGATATGTTAGGTAAATATGATTATTCTAAAAATAATCAAGGTAGGACATTTTTATTTATTTTAAATAAGTTAATAGATAAAGAAATGAGTAAGACTACTAAATTAGTTAACTTAAGAAATAGATTGTTGTCAGTTTTTGAAAATTCATATGCCTACAACCCAAGCACTAGATTTCTAAAGAAAAATTTGGAATTATTGGATAATAAGTACGTTGGTACAATTGATGTGCCAGATAGTTGGACAAACGATATTGTTGATGTCGAAAAAAATTTCGTTTTAATCCCCACGTTTAAAAATAAATTAATCCCGTTTAAGGTTTCAATAACTCCTGTAACAAATGGTGAGTTTAAAGATTTTGTAAATTCTGAGTTTGGCAGTGGATGGGGAAAGCATAATAAACAGAAAAATGAATTTAGAGATATTTTAAACGTATATCACCTTCATACATGGAAAGATGAAGAATCAATTAAAAAAACACTAGACCATCCTGTCGTATATATTGGTTGGTATGCTTCAGCTTTTTATTGTAATTACCTTTCTAAAATTAAAGGATTAGACTTATTTTATAGATTTAGTATCATGAATGAGAAAATATTTGTGGAAAAGAACTTAGGTTCTGATGGTTATCGTTTGCTTACAAAGGAAGAATGGGGGTTTTTAGAAAGAGATGAAAACCCAAAAGCACTACATCCATGGGATTCTTACGAAGATGAGGAAGGTTTACTTTCAAAAGAAGGAATGGAGTATAAGAATTATTTATTAAATCTTAACCAAGATTCTTATCCTGTTAAATCAGGAATAAGAAATAAATATGGCATGTTTTGGATGATTGGAAATGTAAAGAGTTGGGTAGATTCAAAAGAATCTAATATTAGCTTTGATGGCAATAGTATTGATATTAAGGGTATGACTGCTGCATTAGGAGAAGAAGGGTATAAATTTACAAATAAGATGAAAATTCCAGGTCAAAACACAAATATCGACGTCGGTATGAGAGTTGCAAGGTCATTATCAATAAAGGAAATAGAATTAATGAAAAAATATTTTTAA